The Desulfuromonadales bacterium sequence GACGCCCTCCTTCCTCTCAATGACCTCGAGGATCTGCTCGGAGTGCGTTTTGCTGAGGGCATGCCTTATGAAACCCTTGCCGGGCTGATCCTTTTCGAACTGGGGCATTTCCCCGTGGAAGGGGAACGAGTGGCGTGGGGGGATTACCTGCTGACCTGTGTCAAGGTCACCCCGACGGCCATTCGAAAGGTAAAGATTGAACTGGTAAAGCCTTGAAAATTCTTGTGATATAACGGCGGCATTCCTCTCGGGGGGCAGAGAGCGCAATTTAGCTGGATGGGTAAACCCGGTCCGGAAAAAATGCCACTTTGACAGGGACAGTAAAAATGGGGTATAAAAACCCTACCCTTTTTCATCCTTACGCGACGGTTTCATGGACCTCGTATCCCAGTTTCTCGACATCTTCCTGCACATCGACCAGTTCCTCACCGTTCTGGTGGAAAACCACGGCACCCTTGTTTACGCCGTCATCGCCCTGATCATTTTCTGCGAAGTCGGCCTGGTCGTCGCCCCCTTTCTGCCCGGCGATTCGATGCTTTTTGTCATCGGAGCACTTTGTGCCACGGGGGCCATGGATCTGACCCTAGTGCTGACCCTGTTCCCGGTGGCGGCCATCGCTGGGGACAACTTCAATCGTCTCATGGGCATCTCCTTCGGCCACAAGGCCTTTCGCGGTAAAGACGGGCGATTTTTCAACCAGAAAAACCTCGATCGTGCCCGGAGCTTTTTCGAAAAATTTGGCAACCGGGCCATCACCCTGTGCCGGTTCATCCCCTTTTTCCGTACCTTCGTCCCTTTTGTAGCCGGAATGGCCGGCGTACGCTGGCGCACCTTTCTCCTTTACAGCGTTCTGGGCGGCACCGGATGGGTGGTGGTGTGCGTCCTCGCCGGTTACTATTTCGGGAATCTGGAATTCATCAAAGGGCATTTCGAACTGGTCTTGTTGACGATCATCGCCCTTTCAACGGTGCCGGCTGTGGCCGAATACCTGAAAAAATCGCATGCCCGAAAACGGATTTCTGCCCAACCTGAAGAACTGAACCCGTCGCCTGAGCAAGCACCGCAGGCTCAGCGAAGCCCTTCCCCTCCGGCACGCATCTGCAAACAAATTCTTTATCGGCAGGTTTTCAGTCGGGGGTTTTTCACCAAAAGCGGATTGGCGCGAAAAGCTCGAAACTTTTGTCGGGGATCAGGGCACGGGGCAGCAGGAGCAGCGTTCCGCGTCCAAATTCTGCGGACTCGACGCACTATCCGTAAATACGGCGACCTGGCCCTCCAGAACCAGGGCTATACTAAATCGAGACCGGCAAGACCTTTATGCACGGCATGTTACAATAACGCGGATTAAGGCCTTTTTCTTTGACCTGCGGCGTACAAAACGCTTCGGGTAGAAGAGATGGTCCGAGCATGACTTCCTGCCTTTTCACCTTCCGCACCCTGTTCCTGACCGTCAAGGCGCCGGGGCGGGTCCGGGATCCGCCCCTTGCTTTTTCAGCAGAACCCCTCCACCAGCAGCGACGAGATAATGAGGAGCAGAGCGAGGTTGAGCCGCCCGAACGGCTCGCCGCGGGGCGGCTCGGCCCGGCCGGTCAGCAGCATCAACCCGGCGCCGGCGGCCAGGCCCGCGGCGGCCACCCCGCCGAGCAGGCGGGCGGCTGGATGCTGGAGCAGACCGAAGCCGGGCAGCAGGAGGGTGACGCAGGCGAGGGCGAAGACCCAGATCAGGGCCAGCCGATGGACCTGCCGCGGGGTGAAACGGGTGAAAACGGTCGGCAGCCCGGCCCGCTGGAAGTCCTCCCGATGCTTCAGGGCGAAGAACCAGAAATGGGGGATCTGCCAGAGGACGATAAGCCCGGCGAAGAGGACGATGCGGAAATCGGCCGGATTCCCCCCCGCCGCTGCCCAGCCGATCAGGGGCGGCAGTGCGCCGCACAGGGCGCCGGGCAGGACCGCAAAGGAGGTGCGACGTTTGAGGGGGGTGTAGACGCCGTTGTACCAGAGGAGGGCGAAGGTGCCGAGGACGAAGACGGTCTCCCGGATGGCGGCGAGGAGCAGCAGGCCGACGGCCGTCAGGGTCAGGGCGAGAGCCAGGCCGGCTCGGGGGGGGAACTCGCCGCAGGCGACGGGGCGGCGGCGGGTGCGCTCCATGCGGGCATCGACGTCGCGCTCCTGCACCTGGTTGAGGGCCGAGCAGCCGGCGGCCAGCAGGCCGACCCCGGCCAGCAGCAGGGCAGCAACCACCGCCTCGTGGGGAGCCGGGTACAAAGCGTAGCCCGCCAGGGCGGAAGCTGCGGTCATCAACGCGATCGGCGGGCGGAAGAGGGGCAGAAGCGACATGGCAGGAATCCCGGAAAATCAGTGACTGGTAACAGGTAAAACCGCAATCAAGGTCGTCTCTCACCCGCTCGCTAGAGCTCACCCTTTCAGCTCACCGCAACTCCTCGATAAAATCGACAATGGCCTCTACCTCTTCTTCCGGCAGTGGGAGTTTCGGCATCACCGGCGGAAACCCCTTGACGAGGTCGGCCTGCGGTTCACGGATGGAGCGGCGGATGTAGTCGGCGTCGGCGGTCAGGGTGTGCTCCCGGCCGTCGGTGATCACCGTCACCTGCCGCCCGCTGAGCCCCCGGAAAGTCGGGCCGACGGCGGGGGAGCCGTCCAGGGAATGGCAACCGAGGCAGCCGTATTTCTCCAGCAGCCCTCTCCCCTCCGCCACCACCACTACCGCTTCCGCATACCATCGCTCGAACTCGCCGGATGGGAGCGCCTCGACCGTGGTGATCATGCCCGAATGCCCCACGCCGCAGAACTCGGCGCAGAAGGCGTCAAAGGAGCCCGGTGCCGGTGCCAGGAACCAGAGGTGCGTGGTCATGCCGGGAACCGCGTCCATTTTTACGCGAAAGGCGGGAATGTAGAAGTTGTGCAGAACGTCCGCCGAGGTAAGTTCGAGGCGGACCGGCCGGCCGGCCGGCACGAAGAGCCGGTCGCTGGTGCGTCCGTTGGGATACTCGAAGGACCAGGACCACATGCGGCCGACGACCTTCACCGGCAGGGCGTCCGCCGGAACGTTGCGCAGCGTGGTGTAGCCGGACCAGCCGTACCAGAACATGGCAAGAACGATGATGGTGGGGAGGATGGTCCAGGTCGCCTCCAGGGGGATGTTGTAATTGGGACTCGGCAGGGGCGACGGGTTCTTTCGCCGGTTGTACTTCACCACGAAGAAGATGATGGTGGCGGTGATGCCGACCAGCATCAGGGCGGAGATGCCGAAGATGAGGAGAAAGACGGAGTCCACGGCTTCAGTGGTGGTCACGAGGGATGGATTCACGGCAGCCTCACCGGTAGAGGACGTCAAAGAAGGTAAAGCCGATGAAGATGGCGAGGATGAGCAGGGCCACCAGGAGAAAGATCCTGAAAGCCTGCAGCTTTTCATACTTGAGGTGCATGAAGAAAAAGATGACCAGCGCCGACTTGACCGAGGCGATGCCGAGGGCGGCCCAGATGTTGAGAGGGCCGAGATGCACCCGGGAGACGGCCACGGTGACGGCGGTCAGCAGCAGAAGCAGCACCCAGACGACGACGAAGGTGCGATAGGGGACGATGGGGTGTTCCTGTTCGGTCATTTCATGCCTCACGGGTGCAGGGACCTTGACTTCAGACCTTGGACTTTGGACCAGGGACCGCCTTTCAGAGCAGTAAATAATAAAGCGGAAAAATGAAGATCCAGATGAGGTCCACCAGGTGCCAGTAGAGCCCCGAATTTTCGAGCTTGACGAAATCGTCCCGGTGCACGACGCCGGTCGCCGTATAGACGGCCATCACCGCCAGCAGGACGGTGCCGATCAGCACGTGCAGGCCGTGCAGGCCGAGGGTGATGTAGTAGAGCCCGAAGAACATGATCTCACCCGGCGGCATCTGGTTGAGGATCGGCGAGTCGGGATAGATGCCGTGGCCGATCTCGGCCGACCATTCGACGTACTTGTTGAGGAGGAAGAGGAGGCCGGTGATGACCCCTCCCCACAGCAGCACTTGTGTCGCCCTCCGTCCGCCGCGGCGCACGGCGCTCACCGAGAGGGCGACCAGCAGGCTGCCGGTCAGCAGAATGATGGTGTTGGCGGCGCCGAGACCGAGGTTGAGCTTCTGCGCCGCGGCGGCAAACTCGCCGGGGTAGCGGTGCAGGTAGACCGCATACAGAATGAACAGGCCGCCGAAGAGGATCAGCTCGGTGAACAGGAAGAGCCACATGCCGAGCTTGGCGCCGGTGTAATCCTGGTGTTCGGGGGCACTCATGGCGTCGGCTCTTCGGGGTAGATGTAGGGGCCGTGGACCACCACCGGCGGCGAGGGGAAGTTCTCCGCCGGCGGCGGCGAGGAGAGGGTCCACTCCAGGGTCCGCCCTCCCCATGGGTTGCTCCCCGCCGGCGCTCCCCGCAGGGAGCCCCAGAAGAGATTGGCGAACATGACGAAAATGCCCGCCCCCAGGACCCAGGAGCCGGCTGTGGCGGTGACGTTCAGGGTGGTAAACTGCGGCAGGTAATCGTAATAGCGGCGCGGCATGCCGCGCAGGCCCACCACCATCATCGAGGAATAGAGGGTGTTGAAACCGACCAGCATGGCGGCCCAGGCGGCGGTGGCCACCTTCCGGTTGTACATCCGGCCGAAGATTTTGGGCAGCCAGAAGTGCAGGCCGGCGAAGAAGGCGAAGCCGGTGCCGCCGAACATGGTGTAGTGGAAGTGGCCGACCACGAAGTGGGTGTCGTGCACCGGCACGTTGGTGGCGGCCGCGCCCAGGACCAGCCCGGTGAGCCCGCCCACCGAGAAGAGCAGGATGAAGCTCAGGGCATGGAGCATCGGCGGGTCGAGGGCGATGGAGCCCTTGTAGAGGGTGGCCGTCCAGTTGAAGACCTTGATGGCGGAGGGGATGGCGACCACGAAGGTGAGCAGGGAGAAGACGAAGATGGCGGTATCGCTCAGGCCGCTGACGAACATGTGGTGGGCCCAGACCAGCGAGCCGGCGAAGGCGATGGCGATGCCGGAGAGGGCCATGGCCCAGTAGCCGAAAATGTGTTTGCGGGCGAAGACGGGGATGATCTCCGAGATGATCCCCATGCCGGGGAGGATCATGATGTAGACGGCCGGATGGGAGTAGATCCAGAAAAGATGCTGGTACAGGATGGGGTCGCCCCCCTTGGCCGGGTCGAAGAGTCCGGCGCCGAGAACCCGCTCGAGCAGGATCAGCGCCAGGGTAATGCCGAGGATCGGCGTGGCCAGGACCTGCACCCAGGCGGTGGAATAGAGGGTCCAGACGAAGAGGGGGAGCCGCCCCCAGGTGACGCCGGTCGCCCGCAGGCGATGCACGGTGGTGATGAAATTGAGGCCGGTCAGGATGGAGGAGAAGCCGAGGATGAAGACGGCGAAGGCCGCCAGTGTCACGTTGGTGTGGGTCTGGATGCTGAACGGGACGTAGAAAGTCCAGCCGGTGTCGGGGAAGCCGGCGCCGCCGAACAGCGAGGCGAGGGCGAGCATCGCCCCGCCGATGTAGAGCCACCAGGAGAGGAGGTTGAGGCGGGGGAAGGCGACGTCGTTGGCGCCGATGTGGATCGGCAGGAAGATGTTGCCGAAGATCGCCGGAATGCCGGGGATGATGAAGAGGAAGATCATGATCACCCCGTGCAGGGTGAACAGGGCGTTGTAGGTCTGGGCCGAGACGATGGTCTCCCCCGGAGCGATCAGTTCCAGGCGGATGAGCAGCCCCAGCACCACCCCGACCAGGAAGAAGGT is a genomic window containing:
- a CDS encoding protoheme IX farnesyltransferase, producing MSLLPLFRPPIALMTAASALAGYALYPAPHEAVVAALLLAGVGLLAAGCSALNQVQERDVDARMERTRRRPVACGEFPPRAGLALALTLTAVGLLLLAAIRETVFVLGTFALLWYNGVYTPLKRRTSFAVLPGALCGALPPLIGWAAAGGNPADFRIVLFAGLIVLWQIPHFWFFALKHREDFQRAGLPTVFTRFTPRQVHRLALIWVFALACVTLLLPGFGLLQHPAARLLGGVAAAGLAAGAGLMLLTGRAEPPRGEPFGRLNLALLLIISSLLVEGFC
- a CDS encoding VTT domain-containing protein encodes the protein MENHGTLVYAVIALIIFCEVGLVVAPFLPGDSMLFVIGALCATGAMDLTLVLTLFPVAAIAGDNFNRLMGISFGHKAFRGKDGRFFNQKNLDRARSFFEKFGNRAITLCRFIPFFRTFVPFVAGMAGVRWRTFLLYSVLGGTGWVVVCVLAGYYFGNLEFIKGHFELVLLTIIALSTVPAVAEYLKKSHARKRISAQPEELNPSPEQAPQAQRSPSPPARICKQILYRQVFSRGFFTKSGLARKARNFCRGSGHGAAGAAFRVQILRTRRTIRKYGDLALQNQGYTKSRPARPLCTACYNNAD
- a CDS encoding cytochrome c oxidase subunit 3 family protein, with the translated sequence MSAPEHQDYTGAKLGMWLFLFTELILFGGLFILYAVYLHRYPGEFAAAAQKLNLGLGAANTIILLTGSLLVALSVSAVRRGGRRATQVLLWGGVITGLLFLLNKYVEWSAEIGHGIYPDSPILNQMPPGEIMFFGLYYITLGLHGLHVLIGTVLLAVMAVYTATGVVHRDDFVKLENSGLYWHLVDLIWIFIFPLYYLLL
- a CDS encoding cbb3-type cytochrome c oxidase subunit I translates to MTETHPAATNERGFLAPSGNGLFGWIFSTDHKRIGLLYMYAILTFFLVGVVLGLLIRLELIAPGETIVSAQTYNALFTLHGVIMIFLFIIPGIPAIFGNIFLPIHIGANDVAFPRLNLLSWWLYIGGAMLALASLFGGAGFPDTGWTFYVPFSIQTHTNVTLAAFAVFILGFSSILTGLNFITTVHRLRATGVTWGRLPLFVWTLYSTAWVQVLATPILGITLALILLERVLGAGLFDPAKGGDPILYQHLFWIYSHPAVYIMILPGMGIISEIIPVFARKHIFGYWAMALSGIAIAFAGSLVWAHHMFVSGLSDTAIFVFSLLTFVVAIPSAIKVFNWTATLYKGSIALDPPMLHALSFILLFSVGGLTGLVLGAAATNVPVHDTHFVVGHFHYTMFGGTGFAFFAGLHFWLPKIFGRMYNRKVATAAWAAMLVGFNTLYSSMMVVGLRGMPRRYYDYLPQFTTLNVTATAGSWVLGAGIFVMFANLFWGSLRGAPAGSNPWGGRTLEWTLSSPPPAENFPSPPVVVHGPYIYPEEPTP
- a CDS encoding cytochrome C oxidase subunit IV family protein, with product MTEQEHPIVPYRTFVVVWVLLLLLTAVTVAVSRVHLGPLNIWAALGIASVKSALVIFFFMHLKYEKLQAFRIFLLVALLILAIFIGFTFFDVLYR
- the coxB gene encoding cytochrome c oxidase subunit II, with the translated sequence MNPSLVTTTEAVDSVFLLIFGISALMLVGITATIIFFVVKYNRRKNPSPLPSPNYNIPLEATWTILPTIIVLAMFWYGWSGYTTLRNVPADALPVKVVGRMWSWSFEYPNGRTSDRLFVPAGRPVRLELTSADVLHNFYIPAFRVKMDAVPGMTTHLWFLAPAPGSFDAFCAEFCGVGHSGMITTVEALPSGEFERWYAEAVVVVAEGRGLLEKYGCLGCHSLDGSPAVGPTFRGLSGRQVTVITDGREHTLTADADYIRRSIREPQADLVKGFPPVMPKLPLPEEEVEAIVDFIEELR